One genomic window of Actinoplanes lobatus includes the following:
- a CDS encoding phosphoribosyltransferase has translation MTDDLRDLLRSTFRWTDLGPGTDYMVSDRSGWWRDPRILNGLGPALAGLFPAERPTVVVSPEVTGFMVGPLVARALGVGFVEAYRAGARRAIAEPMIWADIPADHRGEAQRLGIRQNLVGDADRALVVDDWAATGAQARGLRGLLGAAYVGTAVIVDECPPVVSAELGIRSLLTGTDLDP, from the coding sequence GTGACCGATGATCTCCGTGATCTCCTGCGCTCCACGTTCCGCTGGACCGACCTCGGCCCCGGCACCGACTACATGGTCAGCGATCGCTCCGGCTGGTGGCGTGACCCGCGGATCCTGAACGGGCTCGGACCGGCTCTCGCCGGCCTCTTCCCGGCGGAGCGCCCCACGGTGGTGGTGTCACCCGAGGTCACCGGATTCATGGTCGGCCCGCTGGTGGCGCGGGCGCTGGGGGTGGGTTTCGTCGAGGCGTACCGGGCCGGCGCGCGCCGGGCCATCGCCGAGCCGATGATCTGGGCCGACATCCCGGCCGACCATCGTGGCGAGGCACAGCGCCTGGGCATCCGGCAGAACCTGGTCGGCGACGCCGACCGCGCGCTGGTCGTCGACGACTGGGCGGCCACCGGCGCCCAGGCCCGGGGCCTGCGGGGCCTGCTCGGCGCGGCCTACGTGGGAACCGCGGTGATCGTCGACGAGTGCCCGCCCGTGGTCAGCGCCGAGCTGGGCATCCGGAGCCTCCTGACCGGAACGGATCTCGACCCGTAG
- a CDS encoding PP2C family protein-serine/threonine phosphatase yields MLFRGTMHTFLPGRRPLSPGNRAGLGAALVLLAVVSAVEVADGPQEVNFVGLLAMVPFVAAVFAVWQVVLGAGLLATAVGAVFVGVGGGQIGMAGLVNLTGIMLATGVAAAGATIRQRQSEQITELLRLAAVAQQAVLRPIGPQVGALAVAGRYISATAAADIGGDLYEALNTPYGVRIIIGDVRGKGLDAVRLASIVLGSYRHVAYERADLKLIVEDLDRAVARSVGDEDFVTAALVEERGGTLTIVNCGHPAPLLLRRGQVIPLEPPAPAPPLGFMPEVKPRVERLEPGDRLLLFTDGLGEARREGEFFPTADRAWRLLGHGTVGDGLASLETALVDWVYGRLEDDIALVLLEYAGPDGGAAVSVPSWEVGAAGS; encoded by the coding sequence ATGCTGTTCCGCGGAACCATGCATACTTTTCTGCCGGGCCGACGCCCGCTGAGCCCAGGGAACCGCGCCGGACTCGGCGCGGCCCTCGTGCTGCTCGCCGTCGTGTCCGCCGTGGAGGTCGCCGACGGCCCACAAGAGGTGAATTTCGTCGGCTTGCTGGCGATGGTTCCGTTCGTGGCCGCGGTCTTCGCCGTCTGGCAGGTGGTGCTCGGCGCCGGACTGCTGGCCACCGCGGTCGGCGCGGTCTTCGTGGGCGTGGGCGGCGGGCAGATCGGGATGGCCGGTCTGGTCAATCTGACGGGCATCATGCTGGCGACCGGTGTGGCTGCCGCCGGAGCCACCATCCGGCAACGGCAGTCCGAGCAGATCACCGAGCTGCTACGGCTCGCCGCGGTGGCCCAGCAGGCGGTGCTGCGGCCGATCGGGCCGCAGGTGGGCGCCCTGGCGGTGGCAGGCCGGTACATCTCGGCGACCGCGGCGGCGGACATCGGTGGAGACCTCTACGAGGCCCTCAACACGCCGTACGGGGTCCGGATCATCATCGGTGACGTGCGCGGCAAGGGCCTGGACGCGGTCCGGCTGGCGAGCATCGTGCTGGGGTCGTACCGGCACGTGGCGTACGAGCGTGCCGATCTGAAGCTGATCGTGGAGGACCTGGACCGCGCCGTGGCCCGTAGTGTCGGCGACGAGGACTTCGTGACCGCCGCGCTGGTCGAGGAGCGCGGCGGCACGCTGACCATCGTCAACTGTGGACATCCCGCGCCGCTGCTGCTGCGCCGGGGTCAGGTCATTCCGCTGGAGCCGCCGGCGCCGGCCCCGCCGCTCGGCTTCATGCCCGAGGTCAAGCCCCGGGTGGAGCGCCTGGAGCCGGGTGACCGGTTGCTGCTGTTCACCGACGGTCTCGGCGAGGCGCGCCGGGAGGGCGAGTTCTTCCCGACCGCCGACCGTGCGTGGCGACTGCTCGGCCACGGCACGGTCGGCGACGGGCTGGCATCGCTCGAGACCGCACTGGTCGACTGGGTCTACGGCCGTCTCGAGGACGACATCGCCCTGGTCCTGCTGGAGTACGCCGGTCCGGACGGCGGCGCTGCCGTCTCGGTGCCGAGCTGGGAAGTCGGAGCCGCGGGCAGCTGA